The window TCATTGATATactaataagttcctacttcattgttatggcattgatgaatccaaaacacttcattgatgtgcaaatgagttcttacttcatcgttattgcattgatggtctatttatatgtcttttattgattgaactaagtgatggaagttctctcttatcgggtggtatcccagggacataagtctatcatgggttgatccctattaatgtgtttatgggtggtatcccaagggcataagcctatcatgggttgatcccagttgatatgtattgGAGGCAGACTAATGGTCACAGTATagtatagtaatgattacaaagatgataagaacgaaggtaaagtgattgaataaatacaatgtacaggttgtcacaagttccagtaagtgtggtccactcctattacaatttattcacttgtttctaatttttattgagctcctatatcatatgtgattatctacagctttacatactcagtacaNNNNNNNNNNNNNNNNNNNNNNNNNNNNNNNNNNNNNNNNNNNNNNNNNNNNNNNNNNNNNNNNNNNNNNNNNNNNNNNNNNNNNNNNNNNNNNNNNNNNagaaggtaaagtgattgaataaatacaatgtacaggttgtcacaagttccagtaagtgtggtccactcctattacaatttattcacttgtttctaatttttattgagctcctatatcatatgtgattatctacagctttacatactcagtacatattttgtactgacgtcccccacgggggacctgcatttcatcctacaggcataggtacctcagctcatacaccgcacaagtagaagTCCGGATATCCaactacttttggtgagctccagtttgcttcggggctttccgtgtcaactccagtcacttttggtattgtatagaagttagttatatggcgggttGCGTGCCGACCTTAGTTAATCTTTGTGTATTGTCTAGACgatttgtagacctaatgtacagtcaaggtggtgttttgttaatagacgtgatggctccaatggccaagtattgtatatacatatatatatgtgttctcaagcttatacaggtgattatttccttttatatgcgatatgatgctgtccgaatttttggttgtcatagaggtatgcatgggaagtataaggtgatgagctggttctcccgggcctcctcggttacgggtgccagtccaccccaataggatttgaggcatgacactTGTGGTTTTGAACTTGACTTGTTAACTGCAGAAATGGAGTCATCTAAAGAGATAGGTTGTCGAGCTCCAAAAGACCCCGTCCTCTGCATCAACGCTTGTGATTTTTTCGGTAGTGCAGCTACAATGAATATGTGTTCCAAGTGTCAAAAGGACATGATACTATTGAAGCAGGAACATGCAAAACTTGCAACTGCATCCAGCAAAGACGTCGTACGAAGAAGCTCAAGCAGCGATGAATCAGAACTTGCTCTTGCAGGTGCCGTGGTTGCATCTACAGATTTAGCCTCTCAGATTTCACAAGTGAAGTCAAAAGAGGGTTTGAAAAAGTTCACAGCTTGTCGTAAGCGTGTGGGATTAACGGGGTTCAGTTGCAAATGTAGTGCTCTTTTCTGCGCAGTTCAGCATTATTCAGACAAACACAACTGCCCGTTTGATTATAGGAATGCTGGTCAGAATTCAATAGCAAAACAAATCCTATCATCGTAGCAGAAAAGCTTAATAAGATCAAACAAGCACCTATCAAAAGGTTGTATGAACTGAAGCAATGTCCATCTTTCGATAAGTTGGCCTTGTCTTACAGGGTGACGATGAAGGTTTTGCGTGGGGGTTGGGGTGGGGGGTACCCTAGAGCCTACATAATCCTAGTGTGTAAGTTATTTATGATCTTGGTGCACATTTTCATGgaatttgttcttgttttttCCTCATTTC of the Capsicum annuum cultivar UCD-10X-F1 unplaced genomic scaffold, UCD10Xv1.1 ctg44250, whole genome shotgun sequence genome contains:
- the LOC124892142 gene encoding zinc finger A20 and AN1 domain-containing stress-associated protein 4-like, whose translation is MESSKEIGCRAPKDPVLCINACDFFGSAATMNMCSKCQKDMILLKQEHAKLATASSKDVVRRSSSSDESELALAGAVVASTDLASQISQVKSKEGLKKFTACRKRVGLTGFSCKCSALFCAVQHYSDKHNCPFDYRNAGQNSIAKQILSS